A genomic window from Hyla sarda isolate aHylSar1 chromosome 10, aHylSar1.hap1, whole genome shotgun sequence includes:
- the LOC130293587 gene encoding LOW QUALITY PROTEIN: apoptosis regulator BAX-like (The sequence of the model RefSeq protein was modified relative to this genomic sequence to represent the inferred CDS: inserted 1 base in 1 codon) yields MAEQGAGGDWPGNEDEGASGGVPGGDGRRGSSAGVSTEQIMQTGSVLLHGFIVDRVHRSSXPDTAGVPELGGTEQLQGNPSTKRLCECLRKIGDELDGNMELQRMIEQVHGNPPKEVFLQVATEMFADGNFNWGRVVALFYFACKLVLKALYSHVPQMIRTIIDWTLEYLRDHVVQWIRDQGGWEGLLSYFGTPTWQTVGVFLAGVLTATVAIWRYS; encoded by the exons ATGGCGGAACAGGGAGCCGGCGGGGATTGGCCCGGGAATGAGGACGAAGGAGCCAGCGGAGGGGTTCCGGGAGGAGATGGCCGGAGGGGGAGCAGCGCAG ggGTATCAACAGAACAGATCATGCAGACTGGCAGTGTCCTACTGCACGG GTTCATAGTGGATCGTGTGCACCGCAGTT CTCCGGATACTGCAGGAGTTCCAGAGCTGGGCGGAACGGAACAGCTGCAGGGGAATCCTTCCACAAAAAGACTTTGTGAATGCCTCCGAAAAATAGGAGACGAGTTGGACGGGAACATGGAGCTGCAAAG GATGATTGAACAGGTCCATGGCAACCCTCCTAAGGAAGTCTTCTTACAAGTAGCTACTGAAATGTTTGCAGATGGCAACTTCAACTGGGGACGTGTGGTAGCCCTCTTTTATTTTGCCTGCAAGCTGGTTCTTAAA GCACTGTATTCACATGTTCCACAAATGATCCGCACAATCATAGACTGGACTTTGGAGTACCTTAGAGACCATGTGGTCCAGTGGATACGGGATCAAGGAGGATGG GAGGGACTTCTGTCTTACTTTGGCACTCCTACCTGGCAAACCGTCGGGGTCTTCCTAGCTGGTGTTCTCACTGCCACTGTTGCCATCTGGAGATATTCTTAA